Proteins co-encoded in one Desulfobaccales bacterium genomic window:
- the phoU gene encoding phosphate signaling complex protein PhoU, whose amino-acid sequence MATPMTVSRQLDQELESLKQKLLAMAALAESAVQKSVLSVSERNSDLARDVITEDITINRMELDIEEHAFRLLALRQPLATDLRLIVAAMRIATELERIGDQAVNIAERALELNAREPLEFPIDIRPMAELALSMVRTSIEAFVQQDPRLAVQVCQRDVEADIMDDEYIQKILDAMIQESRWVVRLHHFMIIIRNLERIADLATNIAEDIVFIVEGKVIKHRCEDWALFAPPS is encoded by the coding sequence ATGGCGACGCCGATGACGGTTTCCCGGCAATTGGATCAGGAGCTGGAGAGCCTCAAGCAGAAGCTCCTGGCGATGGCAGCCCTGGCGGAGAGCGCGGTGCAGAAGAGCGTCCTGTCCGTCTCCGAACGCAACTCTGATCTGGCCCGGGACGTCATCACCGAAGATATCACCATCAACCGCATGGAGCTGGACATCGAGGAGCATGCCTTCCGGTTGCTGGCCCTGCGTCAACCCCTGGCCACGGACCTGCGCCTCATTGTGGCGGCCATGCGCATTGCCACAGAGTTGGAGCGCATCGGCGATCAGGCGGTGAACATCGCCGAGCGCGCCTTGGAGCTCAACGCCCGGGAGCCCCTGGAGTTTCCCATCGACATCCGGCCCATGGCCGAGCTGGCCTTAAGCATGGTGCGCACCAGCATCGAGGCCTTTGTGCAGCAGGACCCCCGCTTGGCGGTGCAAGTCTGTCAGCGGGACGTGGAAGCGGACATCATGGACGACGAATACATCCAGAAGATTCTGGATGCCATGATCCAGGAGTCCCGCTGGGTGGTGCGCCTGCATCACTTCATGATCATCATCCGCAACCTGGAGCGCATCGCCGATCTGGCCACCAACATCGCCGAGGACATCGTCTTCATCGTGGAGGGCAAGGTTATCAAGCATCGGTGCGAAGACTGGGCTCTCTTCGCCCCGCCATCCTGA
- the mnmE gene encoding tRNA uridine-5-carboxymethylaminomethyl(34) synthesis GTPase MnmE, whose amino-acid sequence MRPKRRSPPTIPLPPEGLNDTIAAIATPLGLGGIGVVRLSGPMAEAIAGRRFRPRRPRPRLLSHRLYLGHFLDAHGRVIDEVLLTVMRAPHSYTREDVVEIHCHSGPQVLKEILAGLLQEGARLARPGEFTLRAFLSGRLSLSQAEAVLEVIEARSTAALRVAQEHLAGGLGQRLAAAQQVLFRVLARVEAALDFPEEAEEVAPEALAAELAPVAANLARLTATYREGRLLKEGVRAVLAGRPNVGKSSLLNRLLEEERAIVTDIPGTTRDLIEEAVSWQGVLVRLTDTAGLREAGDRVEELGIARTEERLASADVILYLVDHSQPLSAEDRRRLAELSGRQGLTVVNKIDLPRGLEEDELAQISPFPQVRLSALTGQGVEELKARIVAAVLEGGVPATGEVITQARHHEHLKAAVASLEAALGHLKGAPAWELVAEDLRSAREELGRLTGETAADDLLEEIFSRFCIGK is encoded by the coding sequence GACAATTCCCCTGCCGCCTGAGGGCCTCAACGACACCATCGCCGCCATCGCCACCCCCCTGGGGCTGGGGGGCATCGGGGTGGTGCGCTTAAGCGGCCCCATGGCCGAGGCCATCGCCGGGCGCCGCTTCCGGCCCCGGCGGCCCCGGCCGCGCCTTCTTTCCCACCGTCTCTATCTGGGTCATTTTTTGGACGCCCACGGCCGGGTGATTGACGAAGTGCTCCTCACCGTCATGCGGGCCCCCCACTCCTACACCCGGGAGGACGTGGTGGAGATTCACTGCCATTCCGGGCCCCAGGTGCTCAAGGAGATCCTGGCCGGGCTCCTGCAGGAGGGCGCCCGCCTGGCCCGGCCGGGGGAATTCACCCTGCGGGCCTTCCTCTCCGGGCGCCTGAGCCTCTCCCAGGCCGAGGCGGTGCTGGAGGTCATCGAGGCCCGGAGCACGGCGGCCCTGCGAGTGGCCCAGGAGCATCTGGCCGGCGGCCTGGGACAGCGGCTGGCCGCGGCGCAGCAGGTTCTCTTCCGCGTTTTGGCCCGGGTGGAGGCAGCCCTGGATTTCCCCGAGGAGGCGGAGGAAGTGGCGCCCGAAGCGTTGGCCGCCGAGCTGGCCCCGGTGGCGGCGAACCTCGCCCGCCTGACGGCCACCTACCGGGAAGGGCGGCTCCTCAAGGAGGGGGTGCGGGCGGTGCTGGCCGGGCGGCCCAATGTGGGCAAATCCAGCCTCCTCAACCGCCTTCTGGAGGAGGAGCGGGCCATCGTCACCGACATCCCCGGCACCACCCGGGACCTCATTGAAGAAGCGGTAAGCTGGCAGGGGGTGTTGGTCCGGCTGACGGACACCGCCGGGCTACGGGAGGCGGGCGACCGGGTGGAGGAGCTGGGGATTGCCAGAACCGAGGAGCGCCTGGCCAGCGCCGACGTCATCCTGTATCTGGTGGATCACAGCCAGCCCTTAAGCGCCGAGGACCGCCGGCGCCTGGCGGAGCTGAGCGGGCGGCAGGGCTTGACGGTGGTGAACAAGATAGACCTGCCCCGGGGCCTGGAGGAGGACGAACTGGCGCAGATTTCCCCTTTTCCGCAGGTCAGGCTCTCGGCCCTTACCGGCCAGGGGGTGGAGGAGCTCAAGGCCAGGATCGTGGCCGCGGTTTTGGAGGGGGGGGTGCCCGCCACCGGGGAGGTCATCACCCAGGCCCGGCACCATGAGCACCTCAAGGCGGCGGTGGCATCCCTGGAGGCGGCCCTGGGGCACCTCAAAGGGGCGCCGGCCTGGGAATTGGTGGCCGAGGATCTGCGCAGCGCCCGGGAGGAGTTGGGCCGCCTCACCGGGGAGACGGCGGCAGACGACCTCCTGGAGGAGATCTTCTCCCGCTTCTGCATCGGCAAGTAG
- a CDS encoding DUF1343 domain-containing protein — translation MAGVVSGLEVFLRQPPAWVTGARLGLLSHPASVDRHYRPARELLAARFPGQLVRLFSPQHGLGGEKQDNMVASPDFVDPYLKIPGVSLYGPRLAPPPETLADLDAVLVDLQDVGTRVYTYQATLAALMAAAAQTGVKVVVLDRPNPIGGLQVEGNLLKPAFASFVGPYPLPMRHGLSLGELARFYQGEYGLACELEVIPALGWRRPMYFDATGLPWVLPSPNLPTLEGALVYPGQVLLEGTNLSEGRGTTRPFEFFGAPFLNPRRLLAELEPPPAGVIFREVLFEPTFHKWQGQPCRGFQLHVTDRAAFRPYATTLAVLRAILRLHPDSFAWRPPPYEYETERLPFDLLTGDAAIREALEQGVPVPELEAAWQGELTDFLARRRPYLLYPE, via the coding sequence ATGGCCGGTGTGGTCTCCGGATTGGAGGTCTTTCTCCGCCAGCCGCCGGCGTGGGTGACCGGCGCCCGGCTGGGGCTCCTCAGCCACCCCGCCAGCGTGGACCGGCACTACCGCCCCGCCCGGGAGCTGCTTGCCGCCCGCTTCCCCGGGCAGCTGGTGCGCCTCTTTTCCCCCCAGCACGGCCTGGGCGGGGAAAAGCAGGACAACATGGTGGCCTCCCCGGATTTCGTGGACCCATATCTCAAGATCCCGGGGGTGAGCCTGTACGGCCCCCGGCTGGCCCCGCCGCCGGAGACCCTGGCCGACCTGGACGCAGTGCTGGTGGACCTGCAGGATGTGGGCACCCGGGTCTACACCTACCAGGCCACCCTGGCCGCCCTGATGGCCGCGGCCGCCCAAACCGGGGTAAAGGTGGTGGTCCTGGACCGGCCCAACCCCATCGGCGGCCTGCAAGTGGAGGGCAACCTCCTCAAGCCGGCCTTCGCCTCCTTTGTGGGCCCCTATCCTCTCCCCATGCGCCACGGCCTCAGCCTGGGGGAGCTGGCCCGTTTTTATCAGGGGGAGTACGGCTTGGCCTGCGAGCTGGAGGTCATCCCCGCCCTTGGCTGGCGCCGCCCCATGTATTTCGATGCCACCGGCCTCCCCTGGGTGCTCCCCTCCCCCAATCTCCCCACCCTGGAGGGCGCCCTGGTCTATCCCGGGCAGGTGCTCCTCGAGGGCACCAATCTCTCGGAGGGCCGGGGCACCACCCGCCCCTTTGAGTTCTTTGGAGCGCCCTTTCTTAACCCCCGGCGCCTCCTGGCGGAGCTGGAGCCGCCCCCGGCGGGCGTCATCTTCCGGGAGGTGCTCTTTGAGCCCACCTTCCACAAGTGGCAGGGCCAGCCCTGCCGGGGCTTCCAGCTCCACGTCACCGACCGGGCCGCCTTCAGGCCCTACGCCACCACCCTGGCGGTCCTCCGGGCGATTTTAAGGCTCCATCCCGACTCCTTCGCCTGGCGGCCGCCGCCCTACGAATATGAGACGGAGCGCCTGCCCTTTGATTTGCTCACCGGGGACGCCGCCATCCGGGAGGCCCTGGAGCAGGGGGTCCCGGTGCCCGAGCTGGAGGCCGCCTGGCAAGGGGAGCTCACCGACTTCCTCGCCCGCCGCCGGCCCTATCTCCTCTACCCGGAGTGA
- a CDS encoding 2-dehydropantoate 2-reductase, with translation MRIAVLGPGALGSLVAVKLHEAGREVVLVDHRPERAARLAREGLLLRTPAGEARRVRVPVRPASEAGPADLVVVTVKAPATAAAARLLPLFLAPDGLVLTLQNGLGNLERLAQVAGWERLLAGVSFLGATRPREGEVIFAGLGPTFIGAPRGSRASLQELEAVAEEFRQAGLPCQVRDDIEAMLWEKLLVNVAVNPLTALLRVRNGALPELPPAWEVAVAAAREAKAVAHAQGLELTVEPEVRLKEVCAATAANLSSMLQDVLAGRETEIAALNGEVAARGARLGVPTPVNSLLTRLVQALTLARPQQVN, from the coding sequence GTGAGAATTGCGGTGCTCGGCCCCGGGGCCCTGGGGTCCCTGGTGGCCGTCAAACTCCATGAGGCCGGCCGGGAGGTGGTGCTGGTGGATCACCGTCCCGAGAGGGCCGCCCGCCTGGCCCGGGAGGGCCTGCTCCTTCGCACCCCGGCAGGGGAGGCCCGGCGGGTCAGGGTGCCGGTGCGGCCGGCCTCCGAGGCCGGTCCGGCGGACCTGGTGGTGGTGACGGTGAAGGCCCCGGCCACCGCCGCGGCAGCCCGCCTATTGCCCCTGTTTTTGGCCCCGGACGGCTTGGTCCTCACCTTGCAGAACGGTCTGGGCAACCTGGAGCGCCTGGCTCAGGTGGCAGGCTGGGAACGCCTGCTGGCCGGGGTGAGCTTTCTCGGGGCCACCCGGCCCCGGGAGGGCGAGGTCATCTTTGCCGGACTTGGCCCCACCTTCATCGGGGCGCCCCGGGGCTCCCGGGCGAGCCTTCAGGAGCTGGAGGCGGTGGCGGAGGAGTTCCGGCAGGCGGGCCTCCCCTGCCAGGTGCGGGATGATATTGAGGCGATGCTCTGGGAGAAGCTCCTGGTGAATGTGGCCGTAAATCCCCTGACGGCGCTCCTCAGGGTGCGAAACGGTGCCTTGCCGGAGCTCCCCCCGGCCTGGGAGGTGGCGGTGGCCGCGGCCCGGGAGGCCAAGGCGGTGGCCCACGCCCAGGGCCTGGAGCTCACCGTGGAGCCTGAGGTGCGGCTTAAGGAGGTGTGCGCCGCCACCGCCGCCAATCTCTCCTCCATGCTTCAGGATGTGCTGGCCGGACGGGAGACGGAGATCGCGGCCTTAAACGGCGAGGTGGCGGCCCGCGGGGCGCGCTTGGGGGTGCCCACCCCGGTGAATAGCCTCCTCACCCGTCTGGTCCAGGCCCTGACCCTGGCCCGGCCGCAGCAGGTAAATTGA
- a CDS encoding GNAT family N-acetyltransferase — MINYVAYRKFVTLKNGKRVMFRFLNDQDRDNLIRLFQEAPEEDIRFLKQDVKDVKLINHWVDNINYRKVLPLVAVDLEDNRIVADATLHRGKHSAKHIGEIRIFVSRPFRNLGLGSLMLEELINLARKEGLQWLKAEIIADHKKVIKAFREKGFEHRATLDDYFLRKDGMTHDVVLMMRPVVKREEGEF; from the coding sequence ATGATTAACTATGTGGCCTATCGCAAGTTCGTCACCCTGAAAAACGGCAAGCGGGTGATGTTCCGGTTCCTGAACGATCAGGATCGGGACAACCTCATCCGCCTCTTCCAGGAGGCCCCGGAGGAGGACATCCGCTTCCTCAAGCAGGATGTCAAGGATGTGAAGCTCATCAATCACTGGGTGGACAATATCAACTACCGCAAGGTCCTCCCCCTGGTGGCGGTGGATCTGGAGGACAACCGGATAGTGGCCGACGCCACCCTGCACCGGGGCAAGCACTCCGCCAAGCACATCGGCGAGATCCGCATCTTCGTCTCCCGGCCTTTCCGCAATCTGGGGCTGGGGTCCCTCATGTTGGAGGAGCTCATCAACCTGGCCCGCAAAGAGGGCCTGCAGTGGCTCAAGGCGGAGATCATCGCCGACCACAAGAAGGTCATCAAGGCCTTCCGGGAGAAGGGCTTCGAGCACCGGGCCACCCTGGACGATTACTTCCTCCGCAAAGACGGCATGACCCACGACGTGGTGCTGATGATGCGGCCAGTGGTGAAACGGGAGGAAGGGGAGTTTTAG
- the dnaA gene encoding chromosomal replication initiator protein DnaA, producing the protein MDDLWEAARKHLKEQISPSGFALWLEPVKAEGSPGGGLRLVCPNPFAQRWLQNHYLPLITRILASLGYQGPVEVVAACRGRGPALVQPPGVQPALPELAPPKNGRPLHRAFTFERFVVGACNRLAYQASQALARNDTLLNGILFLTSGPGLGKSHLSQAVGNFLKETEPGTRILYATAEDFANDMVRSLKAGQMGRFKEKYRQECDVLLLEEVQFLSGKEKIQAELCYTLDALMSRQKRLVFTSCYLPGEIGQLSKELSSRLTGGLITPIGQPDFPTRVQILMRKAEERSLAAPRPVLEYLAEHLTEDVRRLESALDCLAARATLLQEPVTLRAAQEVLHDLKAVESRLSIPQIQKLVGDYFQVSVKDLLGRSRQKKLVRARQVALYFAQLYTGKTVTELGRLFNRSHSSVVHALQTLERDRRIQPRLEEEMKFLEEKLAQAQVRMAGRREPSLRTDA; encoded by the coding sequence ATGGACGACTTGTGGGAAGCTGCCAGAAAGCATCTGAAGGAGCAGATCTCCCCCTCGGGATTTGCCCTCTGGCTGGAGCCGGTGAAGGCGGAAGGCTCCCCCGGGGGGGGCTTGCGCCTGGTGTGCCCCAACCCCTTTGCCCAGCGCTGGCTGCAGAACCATTACCTGCCCCTCATTACCCGGATTCTCGCTTCCCTGGGCTACCAGGGGCCGGTGGAGGTGGTGGCCGCCTGCCGGGGTCGGGGGCCGGCCCTGGTCCAGCCCCCGGGGGTGCAGCCCGCCTTGCCGGAGCTGGCGCCGCCCAAAAACGGCCGCCCCCTGCACCGGGCTTTCACCTTCGAGCGCTTCGTGGTGGGGGCCTGCAACCGCCTGGCCTATCAGGCCTCCCAGGCCCTGGCCCGCAATGACACCCTGTTAAACGGCATCCTCTTCCTCACCTCCGGGCCCGGTCTGGGGAAAAGCCACCTCTCCCAGGCGGTGGGCAATTTCTTGAAGGAGACCGAGCCGGGCACCCGCATCCTCTATGCCACCGCCGAGGACTTCGCCAACGATATGGTGCGCTCCCTCAAGGCCGGCCAGATGGGGCGCTTCAAGGAGAAATACCGCCAGGAGTGCGACGTCCTCCTCCTGGAGGAAGTGCAGTTCTTGAGCGGCAAGGAGAAGATCCAGGCGGAGCTCTGCTACACCCTGGACGCCCTCATGAGCCGGCAGAAACGCCTGGTGTTCACCAGCTGCTATCTGCCCGGGGAGATCGGCCAGCTCTCCAAGGAGCTGAGCTCCCGGCTCACCGGGGGACTGATCACCCCCATCGGGCAGCCGGATTTTCCCACCCGGGTGCAGATCCTGATGCGCAAGGCTGAAGAACGGTCGCTGGCCGCCCCCCGGCCGGTCCTGGAGTATCTGGCGGAGCACCTCACCGAGGATGTGCGCCGCCTGGAGAGCGCCCTGGACTGCCTGGCGGCCCGGGCCACCCTGCTCCAAGAGCCGGTGACCTTGAGGGCGGCCCAGGAGGTGCTCCACGACCTCAAGGCGGTGGAAAGCCGCCTCAGCATCCCCCAGATCCAGAAGCTGGTGGGGGACTACTTCCAGGTGAGCGTCAAGGATTTGTTGGGGCGTTCCCGGCAGAAAAAGCTGGTCCGGGCCCGGCAGGTGGCCCTCTATTTTGCCCAGCTCTATACCGGCAAGACGGTGACGGAGTTGGGCCGCCTCTTCAATCGCAGCCACTCCTCAGTGGTGCATGCGCTCCAGACCCTGGAGCGGGACCGGCGCATCCAGCCCCGGCTGGAGGAGGAGATGAAGTTTTTGGAGGAGAAACTGGCCCAGGCCCAGGTCAGGATGGCGGGGCGAAGAGAGCCCAGTCTTCGCACCGATGCTTGA